In a genomic window of Aquila chrysaetos chrysaetos chromosome Z, bAquChr1.4, whole genome shotgun sequence:
- the LOC115336569 gene encoding purpurin isoform X2, with translation MKYAQYVFLASVFSTVEYSLAQTCAVESFSVKDNFDPKRYAGKWYALAKKDPEGLFLQDNISAEYTVEEDGTMTASSKGRVKLFGFWVICADMAAQYTVPDPTTPAKMYMTYQGLASYLSSGGDNYWVIDTDYDNYAITYACRSLKEDGSCDDGYSLIFSRNPRGLPPAIQRIVRQKQEEICMSGQFQPVLQSGAC, from the exons ATGAAATACGCACAGTATGTTTTCCTGGCCTCGGTCTTCTCCACTGTTGAATACAGCCTAGCTCAGACCTGTGCAGTGGAGTCTTTCTCTGTGAAAGACAATTTTGATCCAAAAAGG TATGCAGGGAAATGGTATGCCCTGGCCAAGAAGGATCCAGAAGGCCTTTTCCTTCAGGACAACATTTCTGCTGAATACACCGTGGAGGAAGATGGCACAATGACAGCATCTTCCAAAGGCCGAGTGAAGCTTTTTGG GTTCTGGGTGATCTGTGCTGACATGGCTGCTCAGTATACAGTACCTGACCCAACCACTCCAGCAAAAATGTACATGACCTACCAAGGCCTGGCCAGCTACCTCTCCAGTGGTG GGGACAACTACTGGGTGATTGACACTGACTATGATAACTATGCCATTACCTATGCCTGCCGCAGTCTAAAGGAGGACGGGTCCTGTGACGATGGCTACTCCCTGATCTTCTCACGCAATCCCCGTGGCCTCCCCCCAGCTATTCAGCGCATTGTGCGtcagaagcaggaagaaatctGCATGTCTGGCCAGTTCCAGCCTGTGCTTCAGTCAG ggGCCTGCTAA
- the LOC115336569 gene encoding purpurin isoform X1, whose protein sequence is MKYAQYVFLASVFSTVEYSLAQTCAVESFSVKDNFDPKRYAGKWYALAKKDPEGLFLQDNISAEYTVEEDGTMTASSKGRVKLFGFWVICADMAAQYTVPDPTTPAKMYMTYQGLASYLSSGGDNYWVIDTDYDNYAITYACRSLKEDGSCDDGYSLIFSRNPRGLPPAIQRIVRQKQEEICMSGQFQPVLQSGTSG, encoded by the exons ATGAAATACGCACAGTATGTTTTCCTGGCCTCGGTCTTCTCCACTGTTGAATACAGCCTAGCTCAGACCTGTGCAGTGGAGTCTTTCTCTGTGAAAGACAATTTTGATCCAAAAAGG TATGCAGGGAAATGGTATGCCCTGGCCAAGAAGGATCCAGAAGGCCTTTTCCTTCAGGACAACATTTCTGCTGAATACACCGTGGAGGAAGATGGCACAATGACAGCATCTTCCAAAGGCCGAGTGAAGCTTTTTGG GTTCTGGGTGATCTGTGCTGACATGGCTGCTCAGTATACAGTACCTGACCCAACCACTCCAGCAAAAATGTACATGACCTACCAAGGCCTGGCCAGCTACCTCTCCAGTGGTG GGGACAACTACTGGGTGATTGACACTGACTATGATAACTATGCCATTACCTATGCCTGCCGCAGTCTAAAGGAGGACGGGTCCTGTGACGATGGCTACTCCCTGATCTTCTCACGCAATCCCCGTGGCCTCCCCCCAGCTATTCAGCGCATTGTGCGtcagaagcaggaagaaatctGCATGTCTGGCCAGTTCCAGCCTGTGCTTCAGTCAGGTACTTCAGGCTAA